In Palaeococcus ferrophilus DSM 13482, the following proteins share a genomic window:
- a CDS encoding type II toxin-antitoxin system VapC family toxin, which translates to MIDTSVLIEIYRERKLEEHAGSVISVITLFEFIRGIRSERKRVAVLRGLESIFRVEHLDDLTLLMASKIYRELKRRGTPIEDADLLIGATAIAKGYKVWTKNKRHFKRLEEFGLKFWR; encoded by the coding sequence TTGATTGACACCAGTGTCCTCATTGAGATTTACAGGGAAAGGAAGCTTGAGGAGCATGCTGGTTCTGTTATTTCAGTGATAACTCTCTTTGAGTTTATACGAGGGATAAGAAGCGAGAGAAAGCGCGTGGCCGTCTTAAGGGGATTGGAGAGCATTTTCAGGGTTGAGCATCTGGATGATCTCACTCTTCTGATGGCATCAAAAATTTACAGGGAGCTTAAAAGGAGGGGTACTCCAATAGAAGATGCTGACCTCTTAATAGGTGCAACTGCCATAGCTAAAGGGTACAAGGTTTGGACGAAAAATAAAAGGCATTTTAAGCGTCTTGAGGAGTTTGGGTTGAAGTTTTGGAGGTGA